TCTGAATTTTGTCTTCATCCACCTTTCTACTGGTAGACACGTGACCATTCGGCTGCTATTAAAAACGGTATTCCCGCCTGTGGTGCATCTGCTTGGGGAAACGATTCGGTCACACCTATCAGCAACATGTCTGCGTTGGAGAATGGAAAACAGGTATCGTACTGCACACAATAAGCCCGGATGAACCATTCAAAACCCGCCTCGCCCAATGGCTTGGTACATCACCCAGTCGCGTTTATGAAAAAGCCAAATTCTACAGTGTAAATGTTGTGGAAATACTCATTGTTCGATATGTTTTTTCGAGCCTGTGTATGCTCAGCAACATTACTGCTTTTGTTGATGCGACTCCCGGTGGTGCACTCCCTTACCATTGACGTCGAGCCCAGCGAGTTGTTCGTCAGTCGGCATAATAAGGCGACATTCACATGTTCGGTGGATGTCGAACTGCTGCCAACTCAGCCCCTGATGTGGATGAAAGGTGAGCAAATAATCTCTGTTGGCGAGTTTGTACAGGGAAATACGGGCACATCTCTGTTCATCGCCACATTAGATCCTGAAAAACGACAATATAACATCACGTTCAGCAACGTTCAACCTGAAGACCAGGGCACATACAGGTGTGGCGTGGAATTTAATAATACAAGAACAGCTTGGTCATCTGGAAGCAATCTGATCGTGTTGTTGTTTATCGTTGAACAACCAAATGACATCGGTGTTTATGAAGGGAACTCAGTAGTTCTGCCGTGTGCAGCCAATATAACGTCTGCCGATCACACCTTAATTTGGTCAAAGGAGGATTTGGTATTTATTCGCGACGGCGTTGTCATGGATGTAGGCAACCTCCCAGCCCGCGGCGCTTTCTTGGGTCAACCTTCGGATGGCGAAAACAGCATCATCATTTCGAATGTCACCGCCTGGGATACGGGAACCTACAGGTGCGGCGTGGAAACCGGCGACGGCGACACCGAGTGGTCGCGTACCGTTTGGCTGACTGTTTTGGAAAGTGTCGAACGTGAACCCGTGGACGCGTCTGTTCCTGAACATCAGAGTTACGAGTTACGATGTGAAGTGACTCAGTTCCAACCGCGACAGAGTCTGGTATGGCAGAAAGATGGCCGAACCATTTCTTGGAATGAACACATACACGAATCTTATGATAGCTACCGTGCTGTAATTGTTTCAGATAGCGCCCAAAATAATaactatgatataatatttacGTATGTCTTATTAAAAGACAGTGGACTTTATAAATGCGGAGTTGAGTTCCCGAACCACGTATATTTTTGGTTTTCGGCGATACAGTTATCTATCACCCGGCTCCCACAAAGTACTGAGTCTAGTCGAGCTACGAGCGAAAGGACGGTATCACCCGTATTATCGTGGCCGACTGCAACTACGCCGGCGAACGACCGAAAAAACTCGAATGGGACTTCCATGACAACGCACTCTCCGTACACGACGGTCATCCCGGGCGACTATGACCCACAGTCAGAGGTCAAAGTAATCAAATTGTGGGTAATCTTAGTTGCTACAGTGGTCGGTATCTTGGCTATTTTGGCTGTTGTTGTCATCGTCATTATCATGATGATGAGAGCGAATCAACAGAGGCAACAGAAAAAGATCGACGAGTATTCGCCACAGGAGTCATCTCTGGATCGGCTGCACTCGCGACTCAAGAGGGCGGGCTACGAAAACCGTTTCTATGTCGTCGAGGCCGAGAAAAATGGTCAGACGTGCTCCGAGGACGACATCGACGCGCAAAGTCGACATAGCGGGGACGGAGAGGAAAACCCGTCAGAACAAGTCACCGAGATAAGAAAGAATGTGCAAACAGAAAAAGGGATGTCCTCGAACACCACAACTGTCACTGCGGTTGATGAAACAACAGAAGCACAGAGCACACAGGACTCGGATGAGAGCGACAAATTTCGGACGGTTGACAACATCCCAGTCGATGTAATTGCAGCGAACGGTATCAACCCACAGAACGACTCTAATTCTTTTCAGGAGAACACAGCGTTTGAAGACGAGACCGCCTTTGTCGTGCCATAATAAGAGTTAGCAGTGATAAACAAGTATGAATGCGTTATTTCACGCATAAAGTTTTGTATAACATATACCCCAAAAAATTTATGTCAACATCGCTCaccctttttcttttttttaaatcatagaTTAGAATATTACGGATGCCTAACTGTGGCGTCTTTTGATTCCATTTCTGTGCACAATAGATTTTCGTTAACTTTGAAGGCAGTCTTTTCAAAGTAGGATAAAATAAGGCTTAAATTTCTTAATCATTACTTTTTCTGTTATAAGAAAACTTAATTTTAAAGATAGGCATTCTCTTcgaaatatgcaaaaaatgtgAATGCCCCAGAAAATGGAGGTACAAATGCGATATCAATGGTTTAGAAATAATGGATTACATTTTGACcacacaaatttaaaatttgaatagaT
This genomic window from Ptychodera flava strain L36383 chromosome 10, AS_Pfla_20210202, whole genome shotgun sequence contains:
- the LOC139142698 gene encoding polymeric immunoglobulin receptor-like, whose product is MLWKYSLFDMFFRACVCSATLLLLLMRLPVVHSLTIDVEPSELFVSRHNKATFTCSVDVELLPTQPLMWMKGEQIISVGEFVQGNTGTSLFIATLDPEKRQYNITFSNVQPEDQGTYRCGVEFNNTRTAWSSGSNLIVLLFIVEQPNDIGVYEGNSVVLPCAANITSADHTLIWSKEDLVFIRDGVVMDVGNLPARGAFLGQPSDGENSIIISNVTAWDTGTYRCGVETGDGDTEWSRTVWLTVLESVEREPVDASVPEHQSYELRCEVTQFQPRQSLVWQKDGRTISWNEHIHESYDSYRAVIVSDSAQNNNYDIIFTYVLLKDSGLYKCGVEFPNHVYFWFSAIQLSITRLPQSTESSRATSERTVSPVLSWPTATTPANDRKNSNGTSMTTHSPYTTVIPGDYDPQSEVKVIKLWVILVATVVGILAILAVVVIVIIMMMRANQQRQQKKIDEYSPQESSLDRLHSRLKRAGYENRFYVVEAEKNGQTCSEDDIDAQSRHSGDGEENPSEQVTEIRKNVQTEKGMSSNTTTVTAVDETTEAQSTQDSDESDKFRTVDNIPVDVIAANGINPQNDSNSFQENTAFEDETAFVVP